One stretch of Eupeodes corollae chromosome 2, idEupCoro1.1, whole genome shotgun sequence DNA includes these proteins:
- the LOC129947420 gene encoding V-type proton ATPase subunit D 1, whose amino-acid sequence MSGKDRLAIFPSRGAQMLMKSRLAGAQKGHGLLKKKADALQMRFRMILGKIIETKTLMGEVMKEAAFSLAEAKFTTGDFNQVVLQNVTKAQIKIRTKKDNVAGVTLPVFESYTDGVDTYELAGLARGGQQLARLKKNYQSAVKLLVELASLQTSFVTLDEVIKITNRRVNAIEHVIIPRIERTLAYIISELDELEREEFYRLKKIQDKKRISRKKADERKAALLEAGVDVRHQVNILDEGDDDVLF is encoded by the exons ATGTCCGGTAAAGATAGACTTGCAATTTTCCCATCTCGTGG TGCTCAGATGTTGATGAAATCACGTTTGGCTGGTGCACAGAAAGGCCATGGACTTCTTAAAAAGAAAGCTGATGCCCTCCAGATGCGTTTTCGTATGATTTTGGGCAAAATCATTGAA ACCAAAACTCTGATGGGTGAAGTCATGAAAGAAGCTGCATTTTCTCTAGCAGAAGCCAAATTCACCACTGGTGACTTCAATCAAGTTGTTCTGCAAAATGTCACCAAGGCACAAATCAAGATCCGCACAAAGAAGGACAACGTTGCTGGTGTTACGTTGCCCGTATTCGAGTCCTACACGGACGGTGTGGATACCTATGAGTTGGCCGGTTTGGCTCGTGGTGGACAGCAGTTGGCCAGACTAAAGAAGAACTACCAAAGCGCTGTGAAACTCCTTGTAGAACTGGCGTCTCTGCAGACATCATTCGTAACCTTGGACGAGGTTATCAAAATCACCAACAGGAGAGTCAATGCTATCGAGCACG TTATTATTCCTCGAATTGAACGTACTTTGGCGTACATCATCTCCGAATTAGATGAGTTGGAACGTGAGGAATTCTATCGTTTGAAGAAAATCCAGGACAAGAAGAGGATTTCTCGCAAAAAGGCCGATGAAAGAAAGGCAGCTCTGCTGGAGGCTGGCGTCGATGTTCGCCATCAAGTCAACATACTCGACGAAGGTGATGACGATGTCCTCTTCTAG
- the LOC129948226 gene encoding geminin isoform X2, giving the protein MSNISAKKVFIKIESASEQQENLKNTRKTLKVLQNVSTDKENLAGRPILDKISRLKAASELINSTAETAKRKKIDTRSTQTSPGKKSVTVEDLTETDAPSSTYWELLAEKRREALEATLVENQHLHERIEGLESELNTSRKMLEETKNLVEVLTEMLNENEAEKEIEHDLEDHNNTESESDEPSTSKVATDKSTQL; this is encoded by the exons atgtCTAATATCTCagctaaaaaagttttcattaaaatagaaTCCGCTTCAGAACAGCAG gaaaaTCTTAAGAACACAAGAAAAACCTTGAAAGTATTACAAAACGTCTCTACAGATAAAGAAAATTTGGCCGGTCGGCCTATATTGGACAAAATAAGTCGATTAAAAgc agcTTCTGAACTAATAAACAGTACGGCAGAAACggcaaaaagaaagaaaatcgaTACCCGATCAACACAAACATCACCAGGAAAAAAATCGGTAACCGTTGAAGACTTGACTGAAACTGATGCACCATCAAGTACATATTGGGAATTGCTAGCCGAAAAACGACGAGAAGCACTCGAAGCTACATTAGTTGAAAACCAACATTTGCATGAGCGCATCGAAGGACTGGAAAGTGAACTGAATACATCTCGAAAAATGCTAGAAGAAACCAAAAATCTTGTCGAAGTTCTTACAGAAATGCTAAATGAAAATGAAGCGGAAAAAGAAATCGAGCATGATTTGGAGGACCACAATAACACTGAATCGGAATCAGACGAACCTAGTACATCAAAAGTTGCAACAGATAAAAGTACACAATTGTGA
- the LOC129948226 gene encoding geminin isoform X1 — MSNISAKKVFIKIESASEQQVRSAIASLDLCFDEKENLKNTRKTLKVLQNVSTDKENLAGRPILDKISRLKAASELINSTAETAKRKKIDTRSTQTSPGKKSVTVEDLTETDAPSSTYWELLAEKRREALEATLVENQHLHERIEGLESELNTSRKMLEETKNLVEVLTEMLNENEAEKEIEHDLEDHNNTESESDEPSTSKVATDKSTQL, encoded by the exons atgtCTAATATCTCagctaaaaaagttttcattaaaatagaaTCCGCTTCAGAACAGCAGGTAAGGTCAGCAATTGCGTCGCTCGATTTATGTTTTGATGAAAAG gaaaaTCTTAAGAACACAAGAAAAACCTTGAAAGTATTACAAAACGTCTCTACAGATAAAGAAAATTTGGCCGGTCGGCCTATATTGGACAAAATAAGTCGATTAAAAgc agcTTCTGAACTAATAAACAGTACGGCAGAAACggcaaaaagaaagaaaatcgaTACCCGATCAACACAAACATCACCAGGAAAAAAATCGGTAACCGTTGAAGACTTGACTGAAACTGATGCACCATCAAGTACATATTGGGAATTGCTAGCCGAAAAACGACGAGAAGCACTCGAAGCTACATTAGTTGAAAACCAACATTTGCATGAGCGCATCGAAGGACTGGAAAGTGAACTGAATACATCTCGAAAAATGCTAGAAGAAACCAAAAATCTTGTCGAAGTTCTTACAGAAATGCTAAATGAAAATGAAGCGGAAAAAGAAATCGAGCATGATTTGGAGGACCACAATAACACTGAATCGGAATCAGACGAACCTAGTACATCAAAAGTTGCAACAGATAAAAGTACACAATTGTGA